Below is a genomic region from Rhododendron vialii isolate Sample 1 chromosome 5a, ASM3025357v1.
GAAGTATATGAAGAAACTATTTGGTGAAAAATCATAAGAAAATGAATCGCTCCCACTTACTAGAAGTCTGGCTTGTTATATGCCAGCTTAGATGTAGTGGATTGTGTATATATGCTCGTCCATTGCAATTTGCTCTTAATGAAAGAAATATTAACGGACTTAACAATTGAGTCGACTTTGCTATGAGATCTGTGGAATATGGAAACTCTGTAAATCACTGTTATAATTGGCCATTTAGCATTGCAACATTTATTGCCTTTAGTGTAAAATTTTGCAGTATCTATGAATGTAGTTATCTACTTTCATTTTGTCATTTGTCATTCCTGTATTTGTCCATCAAAGTAATTCTGGCTTTTCCCTTCGTGTTTTGGCAATCTACTGCCCTATTGCTAGCATATGTTGCTGATGGTTTCATACGAACTATAGTCAGACTGCTCATGCCAATTAGTTTATGTGAGCTCAACTGGAAAAGTTTGTATGGAGTGAGTGtgatcagtttttgtttttgtctgtgCCTTTCCCAGTGTCTTTGTTATCCAAAACCATTTCCTATTCAGTTTAGCTCATATGTTGAATGTGCCACGATATAGTTCTGTGGGCTGCTGCTTTGGCTCACACACGCAAATCATTCATATATCTTCTATTCTCTTCCAAGCATCACATGATTTGTGTTTCTATAATGTGGAGAAAGTGCAGTATAAGAATGTAGGCTTCACAGTGTGGGATGTAGGAGGAGAAGAGAAATTAAGGCTGCTATGGAAGCATTACTTCAATAATACAGATGGACCGGTAAGAATGTAGTCTTCATGATAGTTCTCATGTATTGTAAATGTTTTTTCAACAGGGAATCCATCTTCAACATAGCTATTCATTCAGCTCATCTTCTTTCAGGCCATCATTGGAGATCTTTTATTGACTTGATTTGAGGATTTAATCACCTAAACTTATAAACTGATTTTCGCAGTGtatttttggacattttttaTGTTGAACACTGCAAAAGGACTCTGCAATAGTCTCTTTGATGTGGACTTAACCATAGCATTGAAAGATTGGTTATTTGCGCTTGACGGCCACAGAACAATGTACAAGGGCAGCGATTACACAATGACAAAGGTCTTGGTAGAGAAGAGAGGTACTAGCATacaacttttgaaattttgcgAATGAAAGCAAAAAGTAGCTAAAATCACTTGGTgaatgtaaaaagaaaaatcacatCGACTACGCAACTACCCTGTTGAATTGGTAACGGTGAAGCTTTCCAATATTCTGTTTTAACTATTGTCAATAGAAAGCAAAAAGTAGCTAAAATCACTTGGTGActgtaaaaagaaaaatcacatCGACTACGCAACTGCCCTGTTGAATTGGTAACGGTGAAGCTTTCCAATATTCTGTTTTAACTATTGTCAATAGGAAGGGATAGAGAGCATTGAATATGATCTCATTTACTATATATAGGTCGTAGATTACTTACTTCCCTTCTTATTGAGTCAAATAACATCTACATATTTCTCCAAGATTTTGTTTGAGTTGAGTGGAGTGTTATTACTTTTATGGAGAGTGAGTTGGTTTTATTGGTTCTGTGGCAAAAACTATCCTGATGATGTGGACTCTTAACCATAGGATTGAAAGATCGGTCATTTGCTCTTGAAGGGGCACAGAATAATGCAGAGGGCAGTGATTATACTATGACGAAGGTCTTGGAGAGAATAGAGGTGCTGGTATacaacttttgaaattttgcaaatgaaagcaaaaagtaGGCCAAAGCATGTGGTGACTGTAAAAGAAAAATCACATCGATTACATAACTACCCTGTTGAATTGGTGATGGTGGGGAAGCTTTCCAATATTCCGTTTTAGTTGTCAATAGGAAGTGATAGAGCATTGAATGTGATCTCATTTATCGTATGGTAGTAGGTTTTACTTCCCTTCTTATTGAGTCAAATAACATCTAAGTATTTCTCCAAGATTTTGTTTGAATTGTCTTAGTGAGATGGCCTGACAGCCTGTGACATTAGCATACTAAAGCTCCAATCTTAGGATACTGTCTCAAAGCAAAGCACAAGTTATTGAGCCTCACGTTTCTAAGAATGAGGGTTAGTTACAATGGACATCTGAACTGCTCTAGGATATATTTGGAAACAGGTTCCTTTTAAGATTCGTTGGAGTTGAATGTTACGATTAGACAATTCAGCTATGGAGGTAATACCAACTTTTCACATTAGTAGCTGACTTATCTGGTGGGATAAATTTTAAGTGAGAAACTTCACATGCTGTGGCTTATTCTCGAGAAGTATAATATTCGTTTCCGTTGTGTTAACTCGTGCTTTAAGAGTGGATATTTGGTTGGGTCTCTGGCTACCATAATGGTTTGTTTCATAACTTATAGTCCTATTATTAAATTTAGTTCTACAGCTTGTGGTGTGAATTAATCCAACTTAATTGTTGTATTCCTTGTAATTCGTTGTATCTGATGAGCGTTTGCTAATAGCCGTATCCCATTTTCCTGCAAGACGACAAGTGGAAAAAATTTGTGCAGGTTGGTGTGGAAGGTCTGCAGATCTTAAAGACCCAGGCACAAAAGCGTATCCTTCAGGATGGATTACCTCTAGAAGGACCCAAAGAGGCTGTTGACTCATCTGGTGGGATAAATTTGGAATATAGCATAGTAATCTCTCAAGACGATGTCAATTTGGAGATGGTGAAGTGGATGGTGGAAAACTTCAAAGTCTCTGTTAATCAGCCGGTAAAAAGATAAAAGTTGCAACTATTTTACTGTTGTCGCTTATGATTACATGTGGTAATAAGTCTTATTCGGTAGATTGAGGCGGTTGTGACAGGATGAGTTGCAACACCTTGCTGTTCTGTGCAAGTCTTGAGTTGATTCAATGGGTTGCATATCAATGGGTCAAATAGCTGCTGGTGTACCTGAAGCTGGAGGGATCGATTGGAGAGGCAGCCATCAATCAACTAAGCAGCCTAGGTATGATCCTCTTATACTTATGTGATCTGGTGTTTTCTTTTTGCATCTTTCCCTTAGTATATGAGTTAACCTTCCAAGCAAATTGATGGCTTTGGTTAATTCCGCCATGCAGCTACAAGAATTTCTAATTATTGAATACCTTGCATCTGGCCATTCCATGGAGAGTATATtatatatttgcatttttttctagGATGCTATTCAAAGTTTAGGGACTTGAATGAAATTTCTTCAAGAGTACAAGTTGTTCTTTTGCAAAAGGAGAGTTTGGTCACAATATAGGGGCATTAGAAGAATCGCACACTTGTACTGATATTTGGAGTGTTGATCGAATGTGCGGGATGAAGGATGGTGATTTTCCATATATTTGGTTCCAGTGACTTGAATTTTATCTGcgaactttattttctttcttttcatttttgctttcatttaatTTGGAGATTAAGGTCGTCTTCATTTTTTCAAAGTACTGAATttgctttcaattttttatCTGGGTTGTGTGCCATCTCTTCTTCATCCAAGTTGAAGTAAAAATTGGGCGCCCTAGCCCTAGACATGATTGCCCAACTCCGAACTAGTCATCAATACCGATTTCGAGCCTCCGCAGGTTTCTTTTGGTATTGATATAATGTAGTGTACTGTTGTAAACATTATCCTTTGATATTTAGGTTTTGTATCGGTAATAGTAAACATCGGATAGTTGTTCCTTTCTAATACTTGCTTTCTCATTTGAGGAAACAAAATACCTATGTCACCATTTCTATAAACTAGGGGTGTTAAATAGGCGGGTTTGATTCAAATTGGATAAGTTACAAGTGGGTTGGGTTTTTAATGAGTCATTACCTATTTAGAACCCATTAGTTATGAGCTCAAGTATCcgtacccaacccgacccatttatttaaaaacaaatccgacccgcccattaacccaatcacatactatatactaaaatgaccatattacccctttACACTTAATTACCAATCATCGGCCTCAGACTCTAGTTGCAAATTACCAACACTTGAACAGGTTGATTTTCGTAAAACTACCCATTTTCGAAGCCAATCCATTTTCTGGATCCAATGGTGGAAACTCTTTCGCGTTCTCTAGATTTTCaagaatgctgaaaatgtcttcgAATTCAGACTCTTCGGAAAAAGTACCAGATAAGCTGTCGCTAACACCCATTTTGTCCCCCCCTCCTCTCGCTCTAATGAAGCCAGGCCAGATGGTGATGAAGATGGGAAATGCCTCAAAGGAGTGAAATAGTGAACGTGACCCAACTATCACAATCCTACTCTTTCTTTAATTtctgaatctctctctctctctctctctctctctctctctctctcctatataTCATTGGCGCTGGACATGTCGATCATCACCACCTCGGCCGAATAACCTCACCAGAGAACAGAAACAGAGGTGAAGGCCATGTAAGAGTCGTGACTAGTAAAGCACAGGAAATAGTACAACGTGTTGGGCGAGAAGGAGAGGAGATTCGAGATATTCAAGGACAATCTCAAGTTCAACGATGAGCACAACAGCGCCGAGGACCGAAGTTACAAGGTGGGGCTGTTCCGGTTTGCTAACCGGAACCAGTGCCGGACTCGTGTTTGCAGATGAAGTGCCAATCCATTTTTGTGgtggttctattttttttgttgggttattTCCTGACTTATTGGGTCATTTTATTGAGACCCACTTGGGTCATTTTATTTCCTGACTTATTGGGTCCTTCGAATAGTGTTGCTAACATAGAGCAATTCAAAACTACTACAGTTGGCATCCATATATTTGTCACTGGGGGTATTGGTGGAGTGCATAGACATGGAGAGCATAGTAAGTACATATACGAATACGAACTTAAGATGAATGAAAAACTATAAAAAGTATTCCTTATGCTTACCCAAACATGAGGTGTCGCACAGTTGAAAACAAATTGTGTTCTTTCCTTTTAGTCAGTTGTGTTGTGGAACATAGTATTATGCACGATGTTTGTGTCTATGGTACACAAATTACTTTTTGGTGTATGGTACCTAAAAAGTCACTTTAGTGGTAAGTATTCCATGTTGATTGGTAAGTATTTCATAACGAGTGGTAAGTATTCCACATTGAGTGATAAGTATTATACATATGGAATACTTATCACTCAATGTGGAATACTCACCACTTCATATGAACTACTTCCACACTGAGTGGTAAGTAGTATTTTATATGGAGTGGTAAGTATCCCACATTGATTGATACTTACCACTTCTTATGAAGTACTTACCACTCAATGTGGAATACTTACCGCTAAAGTGACTTTTTGGGTACCGTACACGCACAAAAAAATTGTGTAGCATAGATGAACTCTTCCTATGAGGAGTTGCTTCACTCTATTTGTCTTAGTATGCCTTTATTTACTATGGCTCACTTCTCTCAAGCTCTTCATAAGACAAAATAAACCAATTATTATTTCTCAAGTCTATTGCCCCGTTTAGTCAATTGTTTTAGTTCGTTTCCCTTGAAAGCGTGGCCATACATGATACATATCTTATTGAATGGGCAAGCTTAAAGATTCTACTTTTCAACAGCTAAGTCCATAGCTGACTGGACTTTTTTattaatcctaatctactctatcctaggggACGTGGGGAGGGGGGATGggtgcttacgggaatcgaaccctgcccaTGTGCATGGGAGTATAAAGGAGGCACCAGCTAAGTCCATTACAAATTATTTGAATAATATTGGTCAAAAAATATGCTAAAGCAATCAGCATTTTTTGCAGAAGTTAATTCCTTTAGATCACATGCATTCGATTTTGTTAGAAGTTAAATACAAGGTGCTTAGTCCTTCAACGTTAGACacgacaagtcttggcatgcTCACGCTCACATCTCACACCTTGAGATTTTTCGCTCACGCCTTTGTGCGGCGAAAATGTGCTAAACAAGAACATAACTGAGCCTTAGTGTATGTAATTTGACTTATTGTGGTTCATTTATGCAGGTGGAAAGAGAGGAGATTAAATGTATGGGCAAAGAGTAGCTTAAAAGTGAATATCTAATTTTGAAGAAACCATGATCGTGGATTGCTTGAAAGAGAAGCTTAAACATAGTGCAAGCAGTCAAGATCAATCTCGAAATCAACTTACCTTCTATCAACATCGCTTATGCTCCCTATGTTTACAAACTACGTAGTGATAGTTATGATACCTCCTATGCAAAAACCATTCATATAAATGAAACAAAGCACGTTTCTACGCATTCAATTCAATGGCCAATGAGCACAAAACTACATGCATTGCACGTCGCATTAACACTAGTTATTGTTAAAATGATTTCGAATCCAGTTCTTCTTACATCAAATTTCATAATCGAGATCCATATGTTGTATACTAGAACCCAAAACAAATCAACAGAGAGGTATTGGGGGTATTAGTAGTATATCAATACACTTTAGGTAATAATGCCTTTGACTCATCTCTGGCTACTAACAATTCCAATGTTGACGGGTTGGGAGTACCTATTGATGGAAGAGGGTCTCTAGGCGATCACGAGCGAAGACGTGTTTAAGTGAAAGCGCCTGGGATTATTGAACGTAAATCTGTGTAGTAATAAAAGAGCCAACTCTGCCTTGCCAAGCCACGGGATGGAATTGCCAAATTGCCCTCCTCAACTTTGTTTTGCAATTTGTTCTTGCATGTGTTGAGTTGGGAGTAGTTTAGGTATTGTATCTTTTCCTTATTTCACTCAATTACCTTGTACTTCCTCAGCCGTCCCTAGATTTCTGGCCGATTTCCTCCTGGATTTGCTGGATTTTGTGTGGCTTGAGAAAAGCTAttgatcaaaaaagaaagttaaTCTTccaaccatctctctctcaaaaccatgtctctctctcaatcGCTGCCAAATCAAGGTTTTTTGTGGAAACGAAGGAGGCGATTCTACGAACTCCGTTGCATCACCGGTGGTATGGATGTTGACGGCGGTACTGGGTTTCCCTCTCTCGTTGGTTCGAGAAGGTATTTTCCTCTGTCCCTTGAATTCATTATTCTTCTGTACTTGATCTCTCCATAGTAAGTATGTAGATATGGACGTATGTAGTAATCGTTCCAGGAGATTATGGcatttgtttttatctttttctccTGCTGAGATGGATTCCAAGTTTATCATCTGCAGTAAGCATCAGATCAATAATCTATATCTGATTGAGATTTCCGGAGTAATTGTATTAAGCTATGAGTATCGAATTATGGATTAGTTTGAATACTGCATCGGATTCCTGATGTCTTTTTTGTAGTGAATTCGATGGGATATATTGGACTACTCACGTCAATGTGCCACTGTTGAAACAATGGATAAGCTATTCAAATTGGCGGAGGTGCGTTGAGAAATTCGTAAATGTATTCCTCATTTATGTTTTACAGGAGTTTGAATATTGACTTTACTGGAAAAGGTAAATTAGCTGTCTTAATGTAAATCTTTGCTCTAGACAGACTATAATCTGCAAGTAATTGGAAATCCTTTGATTGTTCTGGATGCCAATGAACTTATTTGTAGCTATTTCCGTTTATCCGTATATATTGATTATTACATTAGGGAAATAGTTGAACACAAGGGGTATAACCAAAACCTCTCAGATTCTCTCTGGTCATATAAATGTTAAGAGTATGATTTTGCTGGCCCAAGGCAGTTGCAAAGCATATGGTTGCCGTCAGTGCTAATCTAACGGTGTTATACTGTTCTGTTTCCTTTTGTGCTTAGGGGGTTAACATCTCCTGTCGTCTTTGATGATATCAGTTTTGTGCAAAAGAGTATAAAACATGGATAGTGATTGCTTGTTCCCTGCATGCTAATCCAATATGTAAATGTATTTTATTCCTCACTTTTGTGTTTTAAGCCCACTCATTCCTTTTTATGCCAATCCAATATGTCGATGTGCCAAATGTAAATGTATTTTATTCCTCAGTTTTGTATTCTCTCTATCTAATCTGCAGCCGTAGGTATAGTGAATGTCTGTGTTCTTGTACTCGTGACACGAACTAGGCAAAAGCATTGGATGGCTTGGAGCAATAGCAGAGAATTTGTGTGTACCTTATAAACTCCTTTTTGTCTGGGTTCTTAAGTTTAGACCCCCTTATTTGTGGGTTTCATGACCCAACAGCTGCGCGAAATATACAACTATGTTTTAGAAGATTCTTGTGATCCACCAAGGGGGCACTTTTCAACAGAAATTTACGAGGGATTCTTATCAATGGCCTTGCATATTTTCTGCAGGTGCTTTTAGGTTTATTGAGCGTATGGAATGTTTTCTTTCCTTGGACACCTGCAAGAGTGAGTACATCAGTGCTACAAAGTTAGTttgagaatttctttctttatggGTGCTACCTGATATGTTTTCATAAAAGTGAGTTCTGACATTGTATCGGAAATTCCAGGCCATTTTACCCTATTCTCAAACCTTGGAGAAGCTTGCGCCTCATATTCAACAGGCATGTTTACCAttacttggtttttttttttttttgattgtctCGGAAATTCCTTGATAATTCTCTTACACCATGCTAAACTTGCTCAAAATTTAGGTTAGTATGGAAAGCAACGGAAAAGGGGTGTCAATTGATGGTGTGGCTCTTCCCTACGAGAGTGGTGAAATAACCAGGAACAAATGGTCAGCACAGCTTTTACCAACCAGGTAATTTACAAGCTCTAAATTCTACTCCTATATTGAAACTAGGAAGTAAATGAGCTTTTTCATCTGATGTTTCTTGGAGTTCAGTAATATATCATGTCTGAGGTAGCTACTAATGGCAGTTGAGTACTTTTTTCTTTCCTAGTGTGTTGCATATGATGACCTTCTGATTAGAGGTGCTATGTAAAACTCATTTGTCTTCTTGAATACTGTTGAATATGTACACTTCATGTTGCATGACTATATCATTTCCTGAAGTCAAAACCCATCTTGAAACTTTCAGGGGCGAGTAGTAGTTCCTTGTGATTTTATTGGTGGGTGTTGTGACGAGTCAGCAACCTGTGCACTTGAAAGGTAGGCtattcattttctctctctctctctctctctctctctctctctctctctctctcaggggCGAATAGTTCCTTGGGATTTTATTTCTGGGGTTTAAATGCTTGACCATTATGCTGATCTGGTATCAACACTATTGTTTCTCTTTGAAATGCTGAAGTTTCATTTTCCTGTTCTTGCAATTTAGGTTATAAAGAAACTAATAGTAACAAACTGGCCATGAGTTTGGGCAAAGTTCCTCCGGACACCCTTGTCggtttaaaagaaatttttcgCAGCATCATTTGTTTCTAAAACCTTAAGGTGGGAAACAACCATAACTCAATTTTCGCGGATTGCATCCTCAATATGGCCAGTGGGTGAGTGAGACTGTGCTTATACTCACTTGTTCCTCGCATCCATCCTCACCCGCACTCACTCAGTAGTTTCCACCACACAGTCCTACGCTTCACCCTACCCTCCACCATTGCCTTACTTCCAGCCTCCTTATTCTGTGGTACCTCGTTTGCCCTTCACAACCGAGATAAGCCgattctcttctccttctctgtttaaaaaaaaggggcTGTCAACAGCCATCTCCCATCCTTCGTACATTGCCGCCATTCACTCCCATGCCTACCATGCGATCCCAGCCTCAACTCCCTTTTCCTACTCAAGCCCCTTCCCATAGTCTCCACACTTTATGCTTGTAAACTATAGCATTAACGATGGCTTAAATGGGCCGAAAATTGATATAATGCGAGCTGATGGTAAGTTGTATACATGCCAAAGTGACGAAAAATGATCTCTTAAAAGGAAAGAGGGACAAAGATGTTTATCTACAACCTCACATTACTAGTAAAAAGGGTCACTGGCCAGATCTctttatttcttaaaaaaaaaaagaagctaatgTATGTGAGTTCTAAGAGGCATTGTGTTGATACGATGAATGAGTCGTCAATATGGTGTAAATCTTTTTATTCTGACCGAGCATTGAGTTCACTTCTGGTATCACCATTTTGTGGGTTCAAGCAATGGTGTCTCTCTTTCTCAGAAAAACATTTGGTTCTAGCTAGTTTTATTTGCTTCCTTGCGAAAATAATAGTTTTCTGGATTGCTGGGAACATGGGCAAATTAACAAAGTCACATATAATACAATTAACACATTTTTATCAATTCTTTATATCCACCATCGTTTCCCTCCTTCCTTTCTCTTGTTTAGGGATATAAACGAGTCAAATTGAACCGAGTTTTAGAATGTTTAGGTTCATTTTTGAGGTTTTTAAACGAACTCAAACTGAGCTTGAGCTCActagatttttttcaaaaatagacTGAAAAACCTCGGTACTCGTCGAAACAATTGAAGAGGAGGAGATAAACAAATTTCACACTTAATGCCcacaattttattaatcataGCAAATCACACAAATTACAAAGGATTTTCCGTCTGGAAATCTAAATCACAcgtctctcttttttgtttttcttcctcATTCTCAAGTCTTAATTGTTACAATCTCACACTTAGACATATATAGCACTCAAATAAGTCTTAATacttactattttttaagtacgtattttccgttttacaagacagatcattctctcacaatacatcacattcaattcaagaaataagtaattatttgaaaaataagtacttaatacttattttagttaacgGAACAGGACACATGCACAGAATAAGTTGATTTAAGCACGCAACAAAAAGGACAACAATACGAGGAATTTTATTACACCACCAAGTATGCCCATTGCTTAGGACACTAATAAAACATAACATTACCCAACCTAATATTAACCCAACATTACAGTTAAATCATCCTCTGAAagatgaaaaccaaaaaaacaagtatGAGAGCATGGATTCACCAAATATTCAATAGAGCAGGTTTTCATTAATTTCCTCCCCTCACTGAAGCTAGACTCTGCTTGTAGATAAAATTCGGCTCACCAGAAAGCGTAAGTTTCCCACGTTTTTGGGTAACAATGTCATACAAGAAGGGCGATCTAACGTGCTACAACCAGTTCGGATTAGAAGCTCATTGTTTTGCCAGAATCCCAGGGAGGTATAAAACCCAGGAAGGG
It encodes:
- the LOC131325708 gene encoding uncharacterized protein LOC131325708, translating into MLNTAKGLCNSLFDVDLTIALKDWLFALDGHRTMYKGSDYTMTKVLVEKRDDKWKKFVQVGVEGLQILKTQAQKRILQDGLPLEGPKEAVDSSGGINLEYSIVISQDDVNLEMVKWMVENFKVSVNQPDELQHLAVLCKS
- the LOC131325702 gene encoding uncharacterized protein LOC131325702, whose translation is MSLSQSLPNQGFLWKRRRRFYELRCITGGMDVDGGTGFPSLVGSRSEFDGIYWTTHVNVPLLKQWISYSNWRRPKAVAKHMVAVSANLTVLLGLLSVWNVFFPWTPARAILPYSQTLEKLAPHIQQVSMESNGKGVSIDGVALPYESGEITRNKWSAQLLPTR